The following coding sequences lie in one Vibrio spartinae genomic window:
- a CDS encoding PTS transporter subunit EIIC: protein MKVSEFIREIILYIGGVNNILGINHCSTRLRFDIDDLKEVDINALNRMPKVVEAFYRAGQVQIIIGDDVNVIYKELLRTYNIPVAHQSRVEFNHDGSLLKGTLNKLMSTLVGIFQPIVPAIIGAGMIKAGLLLFVSIHFMDKSDDVYQLLSLISDSIYYFLPILLALSCSYKFNTNSFLSISIAGVLVYPELLKILLTTNAIEIAGIDLSSTQYASSIIPIILTIWMMSYVERLCDHVIPSMVAIFLRPVVILIVIVPISLTILGPVGNHIGGMLSNFTVFVQREFGWFANALLAACMPFFVMFGIHKIFYPIVISAMTKTGYDTLVLTAMLASNVAQGAGALTVWLFTQRKSLKQIALPAGIAALFGITEVALYSVHLKMRQAFVCCMIGAATSGLLAGILGLKAYANLAPGLVTLPMFIDDGFNLQYSLIVIFTSILVTSVSIYLWNLKTGFLAAVSESDDIEKKNIDDIKNRDEDNRNRIDSNTLANRIIIFSPMFGELRPLNEVKNDDWIENNIWKGVGILPSQGIVRAPFDGIVTSKSVSNHSINLTSVEGVELMICIGVNEDQTNSDLFFSYANVGDYVELGDKLIEFNIEKAIENNMDIFSVVIVTNSSDYFDVISSVESNSVKPSKPLLTIL, encoded by the coding sequence ATGAAAGTCAGTGAATTTATCCGTGAGATTATATTATATATTGGTGGAGTGAACAATATCCTTGGGATAAATCACTGCTCAACTCGTTTGAGATTTGATATTGATGATCTAAAAGAAGTGGATATAAATGCGTTAAATAGAATGCCTAAAGTGGTTGAGGCATTTTATAGGGCAGGACAGGTTCAAATTATTATAGGCGATGATGTTAACGTTATATATAAAGAATTGTTAAGGACCTACAATATCCCGGTTGCGCATCAATCAAGGGTTGAATTCAATCATGATGGTTCTTTATTGAAAGGAACTTTAAATAAGTTGATGTCAACTCTGGTTGGTATATTCCAACCCATCGTTCCTGCGATTATCGGTGCAGGTATGATTAAGGCGGGATTGTTGCTTTTTGTTAGCATCCACTTTATGGATAAATCCGATGATGTTTATCAACTATTAAGTTTGATCTCTGACTCTATATATTACTTTCTTCCTATACTACTTGCGTTATCATGTTCATATAAGTTTAACACAAATTCATTCTTATCTATCTCAATTGCCGGTGTTTTGGTTTATCCAGAACTTTTAAAAATACTATTGACGACCAATGCTATTGAAATTGCCGGTATAGATCTCTCTTCTACCCAATATGCATCATCGATTATTCCTATCATACTCACCATTTGGATGATGTCTTATGTTGAACGACTTTGTGATCATGTGATACCGAGTATGGTTGCAATATTTTTAAGACCAGTTGTTATTTTAATTGTTATTGTCCCAATTTCATTGACTATTTTAGGCCCTGTTGGCAATCATATCGGAGGGATGCTGTCTAATTTCACTGTTTTTGTTCAGAGAGAATTCGGATGGTTTGCGAATGCACTGCTTGCTGCATGTATGCCATTTTTTGTCATGTTTGGTATTCACAAGATATTTTATCCTATAGTGATATCAGCCATGACTAAAACGGGATATGATACTTTGGTTCTTACCGCTATGTTAGCATCTAATGTTGCTCAGGGTGCTGGTGCTTTAACCGTTTGGTTATTCACACAAAGAAAATCGCTAAAGCAAATCGCATTGCCAGCAGGAATAGCCGCTTTATTTGGTATTACAGAAGTAGCGTTATACAGTGTCCATTTGAAAATGAGACAAGCATTCGTTTGTTGTATGATTGGTGCAGCAACTTCTGGGTTACTTGCAGGTATCCTTGGGCTTAAAGCTTACGCAAATCTAGCCCCCGGATTAGTCACTTTACCAATGTTTATTGATGATGGATTTAATCTTCAATATTCATTGATCGTCATTTTTACTTCTATTTTGGTTACATCCGTCTCTATATATCTATGGAACTTGAAAACAGGATTTCTTGCTGCAGTCAGTGAATCTGATGATATAGAGAAAAAGAATATTGATGATATAAAAAACAGAGATGAAGATAATAGAAATAGAATAGATTCCAATACATTAGCAAATCGGATAATTATCTTTTCACCAATGTTTGGTGAATTACGCCCCTTGAATGAAGTAAAAAATGATGACTGGATAGAAAATAATATCTGGAAAGGTGTCGGTATATTACCCTCTCAGGGAATTGTCAGAGCACCATTTGATGGTATTGTTACTTCAAAATCTGTAAGTAACCACTCAATAAATTTAACTTCAGTTGAAGGTGTTGAGCTAATGATATGTATAGGTGTGAATGAGGATCAAACGAATTCAGACTTATTTTTTTCATATGCCAATGTGGGTGACTATGTAGAGCTTGGCGATAAACTGATTGAATTTAATATTGAGAAAGCGATTGAAAATAATATGGATATATTTAGTGTGGTGATTGTTACCAATTCATCCGATTATTTTGATGTTATTTCGAGTGTAGAATCAAATAGCGTAAAACCAAGTAAGCCATTGCTTACAATATTATAA
- a CDS encoding PTS transporter subunit EIIC has translation MNYDNIAKSILECVGGKNNISNALHCSTRLRLELHNTSDADLEKIKEIPGIMGAVNSGGQCQVIIGNDVSFVFNKLTTLIDDNGSEGIATEKAVNKKLDLSLKGLFDKFAALVTGIFQPIIPAIAASGMLKALLLLSVSMGLTTKTSQFYLVTSFIADAAFYFLPLLLAFSCAQKFKTNPFVSVALAGVLVHPKLIALMGSGTPIEYIGMHIPPVSYASSVLPIILTIWLMSYIEPLADKVSPGAVKIFMKPLLVLAIVAPVALIILGPMGTYMGQGLSSGVFWIQSKVGWLAVALLSILMPLIVMFGMHKVFYPIIFAAMASPGYETLIHSAMLSSNMAQGAGALAVWYLTKDVQLKQNALPSGISALFGITEPALYGVHLKLKRSLLGCMVGAGCAGIYAGVVTLKAYAPVGPGLASLPMWIGEGDNFYHALITLAISVIVTPIAVYFIGVDSPVENK, from the coding sequence ATGAATTACGACAATATAGCAAAGTCCATTTTAGAGTGTGTGGGTGGAAAAAATAATATATCCAATGCGCTGCACTGTTCAACTCGACTCCGATTAGAGCTTCATAATACATCAGATGCAGACTTAGAAAAAATTAAAGAAATTCCCGGTATTATGGGTGCTGTGAATAGTGGTGGTCAGTGTCAGGTCATTATTGGTAATGATGTTAGTTTTGTTTTCAATAAATTAACCACCCTGATCGATGATAATGGTAGTGAAGGTATTGCAACTGAAAAAGCGGTGAATAAAAAATTAGATTTGTCTCTGAAAGGATTGTTTGACAAATTCGCAGCGCTTGTAACCGGTATATTTCAGCCGATTATTCCTGCGATTGCTGCTTCAGGTATGTTAAAAGCCTTACTCTTGCTCTCCGTTTCTATGGGTTTAACCACAAAAACAAGTCAATTTTATTTGGTTACCAGCTTTATTGCCGATGCGGCTTTTTACTTTCTTCCGTTGCTTCTGGCTTTTTCTTGTGCTCAGAAATTTAAAACCAATCCTTTTGTTTCGGTTGCTTTAGCAGGTGTATTAGTTCACCCAAAACTCATTGCATTAATGGGTTCAGGGACACCGATTGAATATATTGGTATGCATATTCCTCCAGTCTCTTATGCTTCTTCTGTGTTGCCGATTATATTAACAATTTGGTTGATGTCATATATTGAACCGCTCGCTGATAAAGTCTCTCCCGGGGCGGTTAAAATATTTATGAAGCCTCTATTAGTCTTAGCCATTGTAGCGCCTGTTGCATTGATTATATTAGGGCCAATGGGGACTTACATGGGACAAGGCTTATCCAGTGGCGTTTTTTGGATACAAAGCAAGGTTGGTTGGTTAGCCGTTGCATTGCTATCTATTTTAATGCCATTAATTGTTATGTTTGGTATGCATAAAGTATTCTATCCGATTATATTTGCTGCAATGGCATCACCGGGTTATGAGACATTAATTCATAGTGCCATGTTATCCTCAAATATGGCTCAAGGTGCAGGTGCATTGGCTGTATGGTATCTCACTAAGGATGTACAATTAAAACAAAATGCACTGCCTTCAGGAATTTCAGCGCTATTTGGTATCACTGAACCAGCATTGTATGGTGTTCATTTAAAGTTAAAGCGCTCGTTGCTTGGTTGTATGGTCGGTGCCGGTTGTGCAGGGATCTATGCCGGTGTGGTCACACTTAAAGCATACGCACCCGTTGGCCCGGGATTGGCCTCATTACCCATGTGGATTGGTGAAGGTGACAATTTCTACCATGCACTGATTACGCTTGCGATTTCTGTAATTGTTACACCGATTGCGGTATATTTTATTGGTGTGGATAGTCCGGTAGAAAATAAATAG
- a CDS encoding LysE family translocator, with amino-acid sequence MLFEQLPALILFAFTATFTPGPNNMMLMASGANVGFMRTLPHMLGVTLGFGIMLFLVGIGAAGIFHTFPILHPILKWLCLSYLVYLAIKIATSQSKITTGDYQPMTFHAAALFQWVNPKGWSMALTAVSLYNPSASIQGLLWTAAIFIVINIPSGTTWIFAGKQISNVLSKPAHLLWFNYAMAFLLVASTLPMIL; translated from the coding sequence ATGCTATTTGAACAACTCCCCGCACTGATCCTATTTGCATTCACCGCGACATTCACACCCGGGCCAAACAATATGATGCTCATGGCTTCCGGGGCAAATGTCGGCTTCATGCGGACACTCCCCCATATGCTGGGAGTCACTTTAGGCTTTGGTATCATGTTATTTTTGGTGGGGATCGGGGCTGCCGGTATCTTTCACACCTTCCCAATCCTCCACCCGATTCTGAAATGGCTGTGCCTGTCATATCTGGTTTATTTGGCAATCAAGATCGCGACCAGTCAGTCAAAGATAACCACTGGCGACTATCAACCGATGACGTTTCATGCCGCAGCCCTGTTTCAGTGGGTCAATCCCAAAGGCTGGTCGATGGCACTCACCGCTGTGAGTCTTTACAATCCGTCTGCAAGTATACAGGGGCTACTCTGGACCGCTGCCATTTTTATCGTCATCAACATTCCTTCCGGAACCACTTGGATCTTTGCCGGCAAGCAGATCAGCAACGTCCTGAGTAAGCCGGCTCATCTCCTATGGTTTAATTATGCGATGGCTTTCCTGCTTGTGGCGTCCACACTACCGATGATCCTATAA